In Gossypium arboreum isolate Shixiya-1 chromosome 5, ASM2569848v2, whole genome shotgun sequence, a single genomic region encodes these proteins:
- the LOC108453691 gene encoding probable sugar phosphate/phosphate translocator At3g11320, protein MKNTSKLFTIGLVASWYSTNIGVLLLNKYLLSNYGFKYPIFLTMCHMTACSLLSYIAIAWMKMVPMQTIRSRVQFFKISALSLVFCVSVVFGNISLRFLPVSFNQAVGATTPFFTAIFAYLMTLKREAWLTYLTLVPVVAGVIIASGGEPSFHLFGFIMCISATAARALKSVLQGILLSSEGEKLNSMNLLLYMAPLAVVFLLPATLIMEENVVGITLALARDDSKIIWYLLFNSALAYFVNLTNFLVTKHTSALTLQVLGNAKGAVAVVVSILIFRNPVSVTGMLGYALTVFGVILYSEAKKRSK, encoded by the exons ATGAAAAACACATCCAAATTGTTCACGATCGGGCTGGTAGCATCATGGTACTCGACCAACATTGGTGTCTTGTTGCTAAACAAGTATTTACTAAGCAATTACGGTTTCAAATACCCAATCTTCTTAACCATGTGTCACATGACTGCTTGTTCATTGTTAAGCTACATCGCAATTGCATGGATGAAGATGGTTCCAATGCAGACCATTCGATCTAGGGTTCAGTTTTTCAAGATCTCGGCTTTGAGTTTGGTCTTTTGTGTATCAGTGGTGTTCGGCAATATTTCTCTGAGGTTCTTGCCGGTTAGTTTTAATCAGGCTGTTGGTGCTACGACGCCGTTTTTTACGGCAATTTTCGCCTACTTGATGACATTGAAGAGGGAGGCTTGGCTCACTTATCTTACCCTTGTTCCTGTTGTTGCTGGTGTTATCATTGCCAGTGGG GGTGAACCGAGTTTTCATCTATTCGGTTTTATCATGTGCATTTCAGCTACAGCTGCAAGAGCTCTCAAGTCAGTTTTGCAAGGAATTTTGCTTTCTTCTGAAGG AGAGAAGCTGAATTCCATGAACCTCCTCCTCTACATGGCGCCATTAGCTGTTGTATTTCTACTTCCTGCAACACTtattatggaagaaaatgtgGTCGGTATTACCCTTGCCCTTGCCAGAGATGACTCCAAGATCATTTGGTATCTACTATTCAATTCAGCGCTAGCATATTTTGTGAATTTGACCAACTTTTTGGTCACGAAACACACCAGTGCCCTGACTTTACAG GTTCTAGGAAACGCGAAAGGAGCTGTAGCTGTGGTGGTTTCGATTTTAATTTTTAGAAACCCAGTCTCTGTTACCGGAATGCTTGGTTATGCACTCACAGTCTTTGGGGTTATACTCTACAGCGAAGCCAAGAAACGAAGCAAATGA
- the LOC108453692 gene encoding LIM domain-containing protein WLIM2b-like isoform X2, producing the protein MEGVLYCKPRFEQLFKETGNFNKNFQSPPKSAEKLAPELTRSPSKVASIFSGTQEKCAACGKTAYPLEKVMVAAL; encoded by the exons ATGGAGGGTGTCCTTTATTGCAAGCCTCGTTTTGAGCAACTCTTCAAGGAGACGGGTAACTTCAACAAGAATTTTCAGTCAC CTCCAAAGTCGGCTGAAAAGTTAGCTCCCGAGCTG ACAAGATCGCCCAGCAAAGTCGCCAGCATATTTTCAGGGACACAAGAAAAATGCGCTGCTTGCGGCAAAACTGCTTATCCACTTGAGAAG GTAATGGTGGCTGCCCTATAA
- the LOC108453692 gene encoding LIM domain-containing protein WLIM2b-like isoform X1, with amino-acid sequence MEGVLYCKPRFEQLFKETGNFNKNFQSQAPKSAEKLAPELTRSPSKVASIFSGTQEKCAACGKTAYPLEKVMVAAL; translated from the exons ATGGAGGGTGTCCTTTATTGCAAGCCTCGTTTTGAGCAACTCTTCAAGGAGACGGGTAACTTCAACAAGAATTTTCAGTCAC AAGCTCCAAAGTCGGCTGAAAAGTTAGCTCCCGAGCTG ACAAGATCGCCCAGCAAAGTCGCCAGCATATTTTCAGGGACACAAGAAAAATGCGCTGCTTGCGGCAAAACTGCTTATCCACTTGAGAAG GTAATGGTGGCTGCCCTATAA